ATTCATAATTCTGCCCATAAGCCTTGAGTTCTGCGCAGTTGACAACCGCCACATCACTACGATAAGATTAGTGATAAGATTTAGTCGGGCCAAGGGCTCAGGTCAAGTCATAACAGTTGATCAGATGGCAAAATCAGCACTGATTTAATAAAAGCACATCTCTAATTTTAATATAATTATAGTTCAATGAGCCAGCCAACCCTAATAAAAATTTGCTAAATCTCATGAAGGCCACAACAATCAGCACTGCAAAAGCTAACAGTGagaagagggagggaaagacagggactCCAGGCACACACATTTTCCTTCAGGTGGCAACGCCTCTCCTACTACTCCGACTGTTAGCGCTTGCATCAGATTTACGAGAGACGCTTTAATTCTAGGACATTATCAGTGGTAAGCACAGTGTGGCTGAGCTAGTTTGCTTTTTAGGCAATCTAAAAGCTTTTCGTTTGTgtcacccactcactcacaccAATAATGTCCTAACAGAAATTGTTGAATGACTGGCCCCAGTATATGACAATGATTAGCAGAAGTGAAACAGAGTATGCGCAAATTTTTTATCCACAGCCAATCACTCTTCTTGTGGACATTTTTATAAAGATGCCCACTTCACAAAACAAACTGAACAAGGGTTGAAGGAAGCCTATGCGCTAGCAGACTGAGGATACCCCTCAATCCTGTCATGAACCCCATCGTCTTGCCCTCTCTCTGCGCAAGTTTTGTGCGCATTAAATCAAATACACCTTTGGGCAGTGAATAATGATAAAAATATTAACAGAAATAAAACTGAATAAATATTTATTAATAAAACACtgagtaaataaataagtaacaaaacaaactCGAGGTGttgccccccccccacacacacacacacaaacacatacaCTCAAAACAAAGTTCCAGAGTCTCTAGGGAGAGAGAACTTTAATAACGGGAAATGTGGACAGGTCAGCCAGAGGAAACCTTTTTCTAGCCTGCAGCTTCACACTATGGGAAAGGGGATGGGATGAAAAGGTAGGGTGTAAATGGGAGCTGACAATCTCATAACGAATTACCAAAGAGTGCAAGACAATGCATATGTGCACTCACACACAGGCTAGCACCTGTTTTGCATGTTATTGAAAGCTGTGCCGACACAATCAAAATCCCACTAGCCAGTTGTGCTATAATATTTTGCATAGTACAGATGTGCAAGCAGCTTAGGATGCAGTTTCAGAAGCtgtaaaaagaaagagaaagctcCACAGAATCTTCAAATGCCAGGCTGTGTTAACTAGGCAACCGCAATTTCTGCACTTGTGGCCACTTCTACTATGCATTTTGCAGCAACTCTCCAATTTTTACAATAGAACCTTAACCTGTGCCTGTTCATGATGCAACAAATTTGACGGAAGTCACTTCTGTATGATATGTATTTAATACCTATACAAGTAGGCAATGACTTGCATTGTGCTGAAGTGCGAGAAATTTGGAGCAGTGGAAGTCGGTACCATGCAAGCCGATACCATGAAACCTTGTGTGAACGCACGGCTGTGGGGTGGCACAACAAATTCAACTATCAGCTTAAGTTCTTCATGCCGCCAGTAACTATGATACTGTGCATATTGAGCAAAAGTTTTCTTACTCTAGCAACTGGGCTGACAACCGACCAGGGTGAGCGGACAAGCTTCTGTGCACTCCGTGGGCTGCCTCCGGGGGACTGATGCTGCTCAGTCTTTGCTGGGGTTTTTACTGGAGCCTTAGGTGAAGCCTTGTTAATGGGTGTTGGTACCTTGAAGACAGTCTTTCTCGGCTTGACAGGAGTCGCCACAGAGCACCAGCCTCGCATCGGTATGTTTGACGGAGTACGGCTGCGGCCTTGAACACTTCCTGGCATACCACTGTCTTGCCGTCTGCAAAGCGGTTTAGCTGGGGCACTACCGCCTCCCCTTTGAGGGGATTTGCGAAGGGTCAAACGCCTTGCTGGTGTCACACAGGCAGTGCTTTTTGCAGCAGCATCGGTGATGTAAAATGATGTCTGGCAAGCCATCTCTACACCACTACGGAGCGCAGGCAAGCAGTTTGATTCCGTGGAAGAGCTTGCACCAGCAGATGAAGTGCAATCTTGTTCACATTCTTCTCTGTGAGGGTCGGCTGGAGTTTTTCCTGAATGTCCTGCAGAAGGTACCCTCGTTGGTGTCAAGTTTTTGACTGAAGCACATTTATGCCGGGGCGTCGTGGTCAATGCCACGTTCTGGAAACGCTCCTCGGCGCGGGGGTGACAGGAAGTGGAGCTCGCACTGCACTCTGGTACTGCTACCTCGCAAGGAACGTGCTCCCCTAGGCTGGCACCAGTTTCCACAGGACTAGGGCAAGGCGACGACTCCGACCTGTTACCGGTATGTGTAAAGCAGTCACCTGCCTGTCCTGACTCGACTGTCTCTGTATTTTCGTCGCAGGGAAACACCAGTTGCTTCTTTACCGGCCTTGACATCTCTAGATATTCGAGGTCGTAGAACTGGGTGCCTAACTCTCTAGAAGGTTTCTGTTCGCCTTCTGAGCGGAAATCCGGCGACTGTTGCATGGCACCCACTACAGATTCCGCGATGCTTTGCTTTGCATTTCTTGACGGGCGTGGCGTGGACATGGCTACAGGTGCGCTCAACACTATAGCACCGTCCTCATCATCGGCCAGCGGTTCACAGGCATTTTGGTTGTTTGTATGGTTCAGAACTTCCTTGGAAGCGAGCAGCAAATCTCCCTGCGGCTCGAGGTATTGTGCAAGAATTTCTCCGTCCAGCGAGCACTCGGCACCGGTGTCAACACTGTTCTTAGTGCTCAGCACGAGAGGGCATTCCTTGGAAGAACACGATGCGATTTGTTCCGAAGGCGCTTTGTTCTCTTTGTCGTTGTTGGCGTCGAAAAGCTGCAGAGCATTCAAGCGATCAATGCATTCTTCAGCCGATATTCCAAGGGAACGTGCTGACTTGTCTTCGGATAATAACGAACCGTCTGCGGAGCAGTTGAGGCGTTTTTCTCCGAGCGTTGGGCTAGCCGTCGAGCTGCTACTGTGACTTTTCGTACGATAACGTCGAACGAAGGGCAAGCCCGATGCCTTGAGCTTTTCTTCGTTAATTATGATACTTTCGTCGTCTTCGTCTATGTAAAAGCTGTAATGTGTGACATCTAGCACAGCGTCCATCGTGTTCCCAGAGGGAGGTCCGAGTACTTTGAAGACACTGGCGAAATAAAAGAATAGCAGTAACCATTAGCCTGAAGCAAGTGCAGTGGAAGTATGAAAGTCAAGGATATTACGCCTTTTGCTCGGGCTGCATCATTTTAGTCTGAATACAGACTGTCGACGGTAAGAATACCCGCCAAAATTCTCATTCCCGAAAATTTGCAGCAGCACGGAATGGATGGATCGGATATCATAACAATAGGTATTGAACATGTAACAGTGGGGACAAAATCCGTACTTACCCGACGTGTGTGATAACAACATAAAATGCTTCTGTCGCGGCGTCGGTTGCGTTTTCCGCCTTTCACTTCAAGCGAGCTTCAAACGTTTCGCTCCGCGTGACCAAAATGGAGAGTAGCTATTGGTGTAAAATGGTTGCCAAACTGCTGGATAGATAACAGACGGTCAAGGGAACGAATGAAACTCGAAACAAAGTCAATGATGATAGTGTAACAAGTCCGTGCACGCCATGGAGGAAATGGTGCACGCACACAGACTCGGTAGAgaccatagagctactactaccaacacGTAGAGACCCTACTGGCCGACTCGGCCGCCAGCCATGACCGCGTCGGGTCAATGGATGATGGTGATATTGTGGAAAAACCTTTTGTAGCGGGCGGGCAAAGATTTGTGCCCTAGCAGGAGtaagaaattaaaataaaaaaggaaacaatgcagaggaggcgaaatgcagaagccCCTGCCTCGGCCGGTTAAGTAACTGTGTCCCTACGCTGTGCGATTACCGTGCGAAggcagcgcacgttgaagaaccccaagtggtctatCCGGagctcatgatccggatcagctgtcaccacctgccctaagtagacgtattccgtcagaacttccaggctctcgctgccaattgtgaacttgtgttcccttgctaggctgttgaacattaccttggttttgtgcattttaatttttagacccatcgttctgctctgcctgtctaactcattgatcatgatttgaggttcacctcctgagtgactcagcaaggcaatgtcatcagcgaatcgcagattatttaggtattctccatctattcttattcccaacttttcccaattcaggcctcggaatacctcctgtaaacatgtggtgaacagcattggcgagatcgtgtctcattgcctgacgcccttccttattggaattttattgctgactttatggaggactatatagtagctgtgcagttgctatatatatatatatatcttccagtattttgacataaggctcttctaccccctgattacgcaatgcctgtatgactgcagctgctgaggtttccactgagtcgaatgctttctcgtaatcaatgaaatgGCGTCaatggcgtctcccttcttatgaattaagataatgtttgcattcttccaagcttctggtacagtcgaggtcataaggggtcatacagggtggctagtttttctagcacgatgtcccctccatccttacaacagatctgctgttacctgatcctccccagctgcttttccacttttcactgcttctaaggctttctttacttcatctttcgttactggcgggatgacgcattgctgactgcactgctgtctttctcattaacgctctgattacattggctactgtacaggtctgtggagatctcttcggctacgttaactatcttatccatattgctaatgacattgccctgcttgtctcttaatgcatacatctagcttttacctatgcctatagtttcctcttcactgcttttaggctacctccgttatttagagcatgctcgattctctccatattaaacttccttatgtcggctaccttgcgcttatttattaactttgatagctctgttagttctattctgtcggtagggactagacgccctcatgctttggcgcttcttaatcagatctttcgtcaattgagatagcttcccggtatcctttcgaactgtcctaccgcctacttctactgcgcactccgtaattattgatgtcagattatcgtgcgttgaatgaacatcaagatcgtcttcctcagttaaagccgaatatctgttttgcagcgctatcctaaactcctgtgctttccctcttacggctaactcgttaacggtcttcttcttcactagcttcttccgttccctcttcaagtctaagctaattctagaccttgccattctgtggtcgctacaacgcacctttccgaggacggccacatcctgaatgatgccaggtttggcgcatagtatgaagtcgatttaattttagtttcaccattggggctcttccaggtccacttcctgttttctcgtttgcggaagaaggtattcatgatccgtaaattatttctatccgcgaattcgactaataactctcccctgctatttctagagcctatcccatagtcacctaccgcgtggtcgtcagcctgcttcttgcccaccttcgcattgaagtcgcccatcagtacagtgtactgcgatttcaCTTTATTCactgccgattctacgtcctcatagaaactttcaacggtctggtcatcatggctggatgtgggtacgtaggcctgcaccactttcagcctaattactatagctgctaccctctcgttaatactatagagctcctctgcgttgccagctatatccttattaatgaggaatcccacacctagttctcgtctatcctctaatccgcgatagcacagtatgtgtccgtcctttagtactgtatacgcctcacttgTCCTCCTAACTttgctaagccctatcacattacatttaattcccgctagttcctcgaacagcactgctaggctagcctcactagataaagttctagcgttaaacgttgccaggttcagattccaatggcggccagTCCGGAGCTagtgattcttagcaccctccgctgcgtcacaggtctgaccgccgccatggtcagttgctccgcagccgctggggaggactgagggccgagggttaattagtttatcatagaaggttgtggcgaagtactacaccagggtggccaaatcctgctctggtgagagagtgcgttgtcggttctggtcaccgagatcaggctgcaccccaggcctggttatgcaattccatcgacacgcggatttttttttttttgaaacccggtggagaattgcgcggcaccaggattcgaaccccggtcctcttgcacacaaggcggatgctctacctctacgccatcgctgcattatTTCAttatctcatatatcggcggacatctgaaccgcgccggatcaaggagggagtgtaagaagaggtgccgtttctgcattttttgttttgtagcgcgaactacactaggctaccagtggAGCATtccgcggtacatgggagagaccagttgtgcgcatgcgccgttaccatggcaaccgaagaggagcaaagtgtggcgtgcgcttcgccgtcgcccgctccaccgtcaaagccgagcgtgacgttcttcgtcgccgcctcgccgcacgctgcTGCATcacccccgcgtcgcatgcgcaggattgcgtataaaaggcgatgtagtgggcgtctgtatcataacgtttgacatgcatgcggAGAAGGAGAatgcagccgctgctaaacggcggtataggcaagagaagattaactcttccgatcccgaGGTTGTCGCCTGGAAGTTGGCTTCAACAAAGTAATAACgcccagactacacaatggggaactactatagagcttgtatactaaagaggctctaccaaatcgaaatactgtatcgacagaATTGAGACCGCTGCAAGCTACTTCACagatcgggcagtcttcgtctctatccagcaaaatgaataaaagatgtgtataccaaATGTCTcttattgctaaacatacagtgactaCAAGCTGAACCAGGGAACTGTacatacctctcgctacgtatatcctggcatagctgagctaagccactgccaattttttattcattttttatttttacctaTACGTTGCTTaataaaattttaatttttgttttagtTAGCACACAACTTTGACAGTTCGAGCGGACAAATTCcctctacaacttccgtccacgccactcatgagccaagaaaggctttcaccttaaaaatGTTCAGTTCTGTCAAAGCACCGTAAGTATGACATAATTCGGTTGCATTATTGCTCACAAAACTTCATC
The Amblyomma americanum isolate KBUSLIRL-KWMA chromosome 3, ASM5285725v1, whole genome shotgun sequence genome window above contains:
- the LOC144125715 gene encoding uncharacterized protein LOC144125715 gives rise to the protein MDAVLDVTHYSFYIDEDDESIIINEEKLKASGLPFVRRYRTKSHSSSSTASPTLGEKRLNCSADGSLLSEDKSARSLGISAEECIDRLNALQLFDANNDKENKAPSEQIASCSSKECPLVLSTKNSVDTGAECSLDGEILAQYLEPQGDLLLASKEVLNHTNNQNACEPLADDEDGAIVLSAPVAMSTPRPSRNAKQSIAESVVGAMQQSPDFRSEGEQKPSRELGTQFYDLEYLEMSRPVKKQLVFPCDENTETVESGQAGDCFTHTGNRSESSPCPSPVETGASLGEHVPCEVAVPECSASSTSCHPRAEERFQNVALTTTPRHKCASVKNLTPTRVPSAGHSGKTPADPHREECEQDCTSSAGASSSTESNCLPALRSGVEMACQTSFYITDAAAKSTACVTPARRLTLRKSPQRGGGSAPAKPLCRRQDSGMPGSVQGRSRTPSNIPMRGWCSVATPVKPRKTVFKVPTPINKASPKAPVKTPAKTEQHQSPGGSPRSAQKLVRSPWSVVSPVARYIHENPAPPLIQIVRARKSPSTKSLSAATSPAVTPASSGSPKVRAAELPDKRYHSSNIGILHKAGLDPLVKPAKPIVIKHTIPSEAGGQCSTEMEASVIQVIRH